A window from Gossypium raimondii isolate GPD5lz chromosome 7, ASM2569854v1, whole genome shotgun sequence encodes these proteins:
- the LOC105791921 gene encoding SMR domain-containing protein At5g58720 isoform X1, translating into MKRTATKKKRRPRAAKTSAVNDSSRHALSQRDQRREGEGEGEDDEEQKRLLGSLMEAFGSISLEEATSAYNQADGDLDKAAEILSNLIDNGSNSEDPDPSTSSISSGSSSSGSSGFGFSETSCVQNLNSGRGRSRGGKQQKRVVASTGTVSTVLGKDYVRSSPWRDPAAVAPAKSVLATEEAEQFLCSMLGEECELSMAVVRDVLCLCGYNVEKALDALLDLSASSYEKSKSFNDNLNSRQDTGFVIECADNLTDRTSDRISKLLESELQDSIWSAGYGHRCSTPLEFRNYSKVLASSEAMQPPCPRSNVSNLPQEVLDSLFKIPKSSEHEPSTMSWRNVVKKMQLLGPPIDFCPSTDAEPQQDIYAKGDEYHKFRESAKEHWDSMRSYYQKAATAYSKGELEYAAYLSDQGKIQTKLAREADERASQNIFKARNKAFENVITIDLHGQHVKQAMKLLKLHLLFGIHVPSVQTLRVITGCGTHGMGKSKLKQSVTKLLEKEGIQWQEENRGTVLIKLDGYRELSFLESNSDTE; encoded by the exons ATGAAGCGAACTGCCACGAAGAAGAAGAGGCGGCCTCGTGCGGCGAAAACTTCGGCGGTCAACGATTCGTCACGTCACGCTTTAAGTCAGCGGGATCAGCGGcgagaaggagaaggagaaggagaagacGATGAAGAACAAAAAAGGCTTCTCGGCTCGTTAATGGAAGCCTTCGGTTCGATCTCTCTAGAAGAAGCCACGTCAGCTTATAACCAAGCCGACGGTGATTTGGACAAAGCGGCCGAGATTCTATCCAATTTGATCGATAACGGTAGCAATAGTGAAGATCCCGATCCGTCGACGAGCTCGATATCGAGTGGCTCGTCATCGTCAGGTTCGTCCGGGTTCGGTTTTTCTGAAACGAGTTGCGTACAAAATCTGAATAGCGGGAGGGGACGTAGCAGAGGGGGAAAACAGCAGAAGCGAGTGGTAGCGTCAACGGGGACGGTTTCGACCGTCCTCGGGAAAGATTACGTTAGGTCAAGCCCATGGCGAGACCCGGCTGCAGTGGCACCGGCGAAATCGGTGTTGGCGACGGAAGAAGCGGAACAGTTTTTATGCTCAATGCTTGGGGAAGAGTGTGAACTTAGCATGGCTGTTGTTAGAGATGTTTTGt GTCTGTGTGGGTACAATGTTGAGAAG GCTTTGGATGCATTACTTGATTTATCTGCTTCCTCCTATGAAAAATCCAAGAGTTTTAATGACAATTTGAACAGTAGACAAGATACAGGATTCGTAATTGAATGTGCAGACAAT TTAACAGATAGGACATCTGACCGCATATCTAAGTTGTTGGAAAGCGAACTTCAAGATAGTATATGGTCAGCCGGATATGGTCACAG GTGTTCTACCCCTCTTGAATTTAGGAATTACTCTAAGGTTCTTGCTAGTTCTGAAGCTATGCAACCACCTTGCCCAAGGAGTAATGTTTCGAATCTCCCTCAGGAGGTCCTGGattctttatttaaaatccCCAAGAGTTCTGAGCATGAACCAAGCACTATGAGTTGGAGGAATGTAGTAAAGAAGATGCAGTTGTTGGGACCACCTATTGATTTTTGTCCATCTACTGATGCAGAACCTCAGCAGGATATCTATG CTAAGGGAGATGAATATCACAAATTTAGAGAGAGTGCCAAAGAACATTGGGATTCCATGAGATCTTATTATCAGAAG GCTGCTACTGCATATTCGAAGGGAGAGTTGGAGTATGCAGCTTATCTTTCTGATCAG GGAAAGATACAGACTAAATTGGCACGGGAAGCAGATGAAAGGGCAAGCCAGAATATATTTAAAGCTAG GAACAAAGCCTTTGAAAATGTGATAACAATTGATTTGCATGGGCAACATGTCAAACAAGCaatgaaacttttaaaactaCACCTTCTATTTGGAATACATGTTCCTT CGGTTCAAACTCTGAGGGTTATTACTGGCTGTGGAACACATGGTATGGGGAAGTCAAAACTGAAACAGTCG GTCACTAAGCTTCTTGAAAAGGAAGGTATTCAGTGGCAGGAAGAAAACCGTGGAACTGTACTAATCAAGCTTGACGGATACAGAGAGTTAAGCTTTTTAGAATCCAATAGTGACACGgagtaa
- the LOC105791921 gene encoding SMR domain-containing protein At5g58720 isoform X2, which yields MKRTATKKKRRPRAAKTSAVNDSSRHALSQRDQRREGEGEGEDDEEQKRLLGSLMEAFGSISLEEATSAYNQADGDLDKAAEILSNLIDNGSNSEDPDPSTSSISSGSSSSGSSGFGFSETSCVQNLNSGRGRSRGGKQQKRVVASTGTVSTVLGKDYVRSSPWRDPAAVAPAKSVLATEEAEQFLCSMLGEECELSMAVVRDVLCLCGYNVEKALDALLDLSASSYEKSKSFNDNLNSRQDTGFVIECADNLTDRTSDRISKLLESELQDSIWSAGYGHRNYSKVLASSEAMQPPCPRSNVSNLPQEVLDSLFKIPKSSEHEPSTMSWRNVVKKMQLLGPPIDFCPSTDAEPQQDIYAKGDEYHKFRESAKEHWDSMRSYYQKAATAYSKGELEYAAYLSDQGKIQTKLAREADERASQNIFKARNKAFENVITIDLHGQHVKQAMKLLKLHLLFGIHVPSVQTLRVITGCGTHGMGKSKLKQSVTKLLEKEGIQWQEENRGTVLIKLDGYRELSFLESNSDTE from the exons ATGAAGCGAACTGCCACGAAGAAGAAGAGGCGGCCTCGTGCGGCGAAAACTTCGGCGGTCAACGATTCGTCACGTCACGCTTTAAGTCAGCGGGATCAGCGGcgagaaggagaaggagaaggagaagacGATGAAGAACAAAAAAGGCTTCTCGGCTCGTTAATGGAAGCCTTCGGTTCGATCTCTCTAGAAGAAGCCACGTCAGCTTATAACCAAGCCGACGGTGATTTGGACAAAGCGGCCGAGATTCTATCCAATTTGATCGATAACGGTAGCAATAGTGAAGATCCCGATCCGTCGACGAGCTCGATATCGAGTGGCTCGTCATCGTCAGGTTCGTCCGGGTTCGGTTTTTCTGAAACGAGTTGCGTACAAAATCTGAATAGCGGGAGGGGACGTAGCAGAGGGGGAAAACAGCAGAAGCGAGTGGTAGCGTCAACGGGGACGGTTTCGACCGTCCTCGGGAAAGATTACGTTAGGTCAAGCCCATGGCGAGACCCGGCTGCAGTGGCACCGGCGAAATCGGTGTTGGCGACGGAAGAAGCGGAACAGTTTTTATGCTCAATGCTTGGGGAAGAGTGTGAACTTAGCATGGCTGTTGTTAGAGATGTTTTGt GTCTGTGTGGGTACAATGTTGAGAAG GCTTTGGATGCATTACTTGATTTATCTGCTTCCTCCTATGAAAAATCCAAGAGTTTTAATGACAATTTGAACAGTAGACAAGATACAGGATTCGTAATTGAATGTGCAGACAAT TTAACAGATAGGACATCTGACCGCATATCTAAGTTGTTGGAAAGCGAACTTCAAGATAGTATATGGTCAGCCGGATATGGTCACAG GAATTACTCTAAGGTTCTTGCTAGTTCTGAAGCTATGCAACCACCTTGCCCAAGGAGTAATGTTTCGAATCTCCCTCAGGAGGTCCTGGattctttatttaaaatccCCAAGAGTTCTGAGCATGAACCAAGCACTATGAGTTGGAGGAATGTAGTAAAGAAGATGCAGTTGTTGGGACCACCTATTGATTTTTGTCCATCTACTGATGCAGAACCTCAGCAGGATATCTATG CTAAGGGAGATGAATATCACAAATTTAGAGAGAGTGCCAAAGAACATTGGGATTCCATGAGATCTTATTATCAGAAG GCTGCTACTGCATATTCGAAGGGAGAGTTGGAGTATGCAGCTTATCTTTCTGATCAG GGAAAGATACAGACTAAATTGGCACGGGAAGCAGATGAAAGGGCAAGCCAGAATATATTTAAAGCTAG GAACAAAGCCTTTGAAAATGTGATAACAATTGATTTGCATGGGCAACATGTCAAACAAGCaatgaaacttttaaaactaCACCTTCTATTTGGAATACATGTTCCTT CGGTTCAAACTCTGAGGGTTATTACTGGCTGTGGAACACATGGTATGGGGAAGTCAAAACTGAAACAGTCG GTCACTAAGCTTCTTGAAAAGGAAGGTATTCAGTGGCAGGAAGAAAACCGTGGAACTGTACTAATCAAGCTTGACGGATACAGAGAGTTAAGCTTTTTAGAATCCAATAGTGACACGgagtaa